A single genomic interval of Bradyrhizobium sp. AZCC 1693 harbors:
- a CDS encoding aldo/keto reductase — protein sequence MRTTRRTFVQASLAATATATLLPISLRAQANPPARRPIPSTHEEIPIVGLGTWITFNVGDDRLLRDECAGVMAAFFEAGGRMIDSSPMYGSSQPVVGYGLQKLGRPSALFSAEKVWTSSGAAGPSQIEQSRRFWGVPKFDLVQVHNLLAWKTHLPMLFQMKAAGAVRYVGITTSEGRRHDLLEQIMRNEPIDFVQFSYNVVDREAEARLLPLASERGIAVIVNRPFRQGALTDRLKREPLPAWAREFGVASWAQLMLKFILSHPAVTVAIPATSRVDHVRENLSAAAGPMPDPAMRERIAAHVKAL from the coding sequence ATGCGGACGACACGCCGAACGTTCGTGCAGGCCTCCCTGGCGGCGACGGCCACCGCGACACTCCTGCCAATCTCTCTGCGCGCCCAGGCGAACCCGCCCGCCCGCCGTCCCATCCCCTCGACCCACGAGGAGATACCGATCGTCGGATTAGGGACCTGGATCACCTTCAACGTCGGCGACGATCGCCTGCTCCGGGACGAATGCGCCGGCGTCATGGCCGCCTTCTTCGAGGCGGGCGGCCGCATGATCGATTCCTCCCCCATGTATGGCTCGTCGCAGCCGGTGGTCGGCTATGGCCTTCAAAAACTCGGGCGACCTTCTGCGCTATTCTCGGCCGAAAAGGTCTGGACGTCCTCAGGCGCGGCAGGTCCCTCCCAGATCGAGCAATCGCGTCGCTTCTGGGGGGTGCCGAAGTTCGACCTCGTTCAGGTTCACAATCTCCTCGCCTGGAAGACACATCTGCCGATGCTTTTCCAGATGAAGGCGGCGGGCGCGGTGCGTTACGTTGGAATCACCACCTCCGAAGGGCGCCGTCACGATCTTCTCGAACAGATCATGCGGAATGAGCCGATCGATTTCGTACAATTCTCCTATAACGTCGTCGATCGCGAGGCGGAGGCGCGCCTGCTGCCGCTGGCGTCAGAGCGCGGCATTGCCGTGATCGTCAACCGGCCGTTCCGGCAAGGCGCGCTGACCGACCGCCTCAAGCGTGAACCGCTGCCCGCATGGGCGCGCGAATTCGGGGTGGCGAGCTGGGCGCAGCTCATGCTGAAGTTCATCCTCTCTCACCCGGCCGTCACCGTCGCAATTCCGGCGACCAGCCGCGTCGACCACGTGCGTGAAAACCTCTCGGCCGCCGCCGGCCCGATGCCTGATCCGGCCATGCGGGAGCGCATCGCGGCCCACGTGAAGGCGCTGTGA
- a CDS encoding saccharopine dehydrogenase family protein: MKRDFDLIVYGATGYTGRLIAEYLATSYRGDDAPSWAIAGRSIDKLQKVRADIGAPGDLPLVKADTAEPASLRSMCDRATVIITTVGPYQLHGPELVAACAATGTAYVDLCGEPVWMRRMIDAHHEEAKRTGARIVFSCGFDSIPFDLGVLTLQEKAREKFGRPARRVKARLRKVEGGMSGGTAASAQATLAAAARDPALIRLLTDPFALTPGFTGPSQPSGLIPEYDSSMNVWLVPFPMAPINTKNVHRTNFLLGHPYGRDFVYDEMMVAPGFGEIAGVATKTVAAMVSLLGTGLKPGAGPTREEREKGFYDILFLGELPDGGRVEAEVTGDRDPGYGSTSKMIAESALCLVRDVQGEGGIWTPGALMGPALRKRLKERAGLTFSAR, encoded by the coding sequence GCGATCGCAGGACGCTCGATCGACAAGCTCCAAAAGGTGCGCGCCGACATCGGCGCACCGGGCGATTTGCCGTTGGTGAAGGCGGATACCGCCGAGCCGGCCAGCCTGCGTTCGATGTGCGACCGTGCGACCGTGATTATCACGACGGTCGGGCCTTATCAGCTCCACGGTCCCGAGCTTGTGGCGGCCTGCGCGGCCACGGGCACGGCCTATGTTGATCTGTGCGGCGAACCGGTTTGGATGCGGCGCATGATCGATGCCCATCACGAAGAGGCGAAACGGACCGGCGCGCGCATCGTCTTCTCCTGCGGCTTCGATTCCATCCCGTTCGATCTCGGCGTGCTTACGTTGCAGGAGAAGGCGCGCGAGAAATTCGGACGCCCGGCTCGGCGGGTCAAAGCCCGCCTGCGCAAGGTGGAAGGCGGCATGTCTGGCGGCACCGCGGCGAGCGCTCAGGCGACATTGGCCGCCGCCGCGCGCGACCCGGCCCTGATCCGGCTGCTGACCGATCCCTTCGCGTTGACGCCGGGGTTCACCGGGCCGTCTCAGCCGTCGGGACTCATCCCCGAATACGACTCGAGCATGAACGTGTGGCTCGTGCCGTTCCCAATGGCGCCGATCAACACCAAGAACGTGCACCGCACGAATTTCCTGTTGGGTCATCCCTACGGCAGGGACTTCGTTTACGATGAGATGATGGTCGCGCCGGGATTTGGGGAAATCGCTGGTGTGGCGACGAAAACGGTCGCCGCGATGGTTTCCTTGCTCGGGACCGGTCTCAAGCCCGGCGCAGGCCCGACCCGGGAAGAGCGCGAGAAGGGCTTCTACGACATCCTCTTCCTGGGCGAACTGCCGGATGGCGGACGGGTCGAGGCGGAAGTCACGGGCGACCGCGATCCGGGCTACGGCTCGACCAGCAAGATGATCGCCGAGAGCGCTCTCTGCCTCGTGCGCGACGTGCAGGGCGAGGGCGGCATCTGGACGCCGGGCGCGCTGATGGGTCCGGCGTTGCGCAAGCGTCTGAAGGAGCGCGCCGGCCTCACCTTCAGTGCGCGTTGA